A stretch of the Archangium violaceum genome encodes the following:
- a CDS encoding S1 family peptidase — protein sequence MTVTATSCETGKAKVEGCSASCGAGATQSVCTCGGDTDEPSEYITGGQLTRSFAATGALVHYNQNAICTGTLVAQNKVLTAAHCVDTASPGSLSFVLGVDLSQSQLRSNVLSIDIHPNWVHNQFENGNDLAVLTLASPITGVQPAVLLVSSSPTIGQQMTLVGYGRTSGDFVTGIRRLARVSIGRLTQQSIGYQFKGEGACQGDSGGPAFVEAGGRWWQIGVTSYGDQNCTQYGFYQRVDLHKAWLSGRGVPVQETQRACEQDSSCNGACEEDADCWSSMCPDGSCTAPNNRCLADGSCDPDCGSSDADCGGALDYCQRYNLYGNGYCDQGCSNPDPDCQAISCTPSYYMYDNAFCYWYDYSGRMCGQTAIYCHPYYGCRC from the coding sequence ATGACGGTCACGGCGACCAGCTGCGAAACCGGTAAGGCAAAGGTGGAGGGTTGCAGCGCTTCCTGTGGCGCGGGGGCAACCCAGAGTGTATGTACATGTGGTGGCGATACCGATGAGCCCTCCGAGTATATTACCGGTGGTCAACTCACTCGTTCCTTCGCGGCGACTGGCGCGTTGGTGCATTACAACCAGAACGCCATATGCACAGGCACCCTTGTGGCTCAAAACAAGGTGCTCACTGCCGCGCACTGCGTGGATACAGCCTCCCCAGGAAGCCTCAGCTTCGTTCTCGGAGTAGACCTCTCGCAGTCACAACTGCGGTCGAATGTTCTGAGCATAGATATCCACCCCAATTGGGTGCACAACCAATTCGAGAACGGAAACGATTTGGCTGTGTTGACGCTGGCATCACCCATCACCGGGGTCCAACCCGCTGTATTGCTGGTGAGTAGCTCTCCCACGATTGGCCAGCAGATGACCCTGGTTGGCTACGGTCGTACGAGCGGCGATTTCGTTACCGGCATCCGCCGGCTGGCGCGTGTCTCCATTGGTAGACTGACCCAGCAGTCCATCGGTTACCAGTTCAAGGGAGAGGGGGCGTGCCAGGGCGATTCGGGAGGGCCGGCTTTTGTCGAAGCAGGTGGAAGGTGGTGGCAGATTGGCGTCACATCATATGGCGACCAGAACTGCACTCAGTACGGCTTCTATCAACGAGTTGATCTCCACAAGGCCTGGCTCTCCGGACGTGGCGTCCCAGTACAGGAAACACAGAGAGCATGCGAGCAGGACAGCTCCTGCAATGGCGCATGTGAAGAGGACGCGGATTGCTGGTCGTCGATGTGTCCGGACGGCTCATGCACCGCGCCAAATAACCGATGCCTTGCGGATGGGAGCTGTGATCCGGACTGCGGGAGCTCGGATGCCGATTGCGGCGGCGCTCTGGATTACTGCCAGCGCTACAATCTCTATGGCAATGGATACTGTGACCAGGGATGCAGCAATCCAGATCCTGATTGCCAGGCGATCAGTTGCACCCCCTCGTACTATATGTATGATAATGCTTTCTGTTATTGGTATGACTACTCGGGGCGCATGTGCGGGCAGACGGCTATCTATTGCCACCCGTATTACGGTTGCCGGTGCTGA